A stretch of Anas platyrhynchos isolate ZD024472 breed Pekin duck chromosome 29, IASCAAS_PekinDuck_T2T, whole genome shotgun sequence DNA encodes these proteins:
- the JSRP1 gene encoding junctional sarcoplasmic reticulum protein 1 gives MPEPAALSADKRAAEKKRVEKVGAKGSTVPAVPKSLPVKTKVEPQSLDPAEEPLIWEGLTLNKCILVASIVALLSVSFQVLQAPPCSRDGVSSSRQEPPAPPIPEVTITKEEAPEVEAPPPIQPESSMEDDNSDDDGDDDNSNEADSNLAEPWIFKKWFGRSEPKDEEEEPAEEPEEPPAKVEVRKGREKPRAPEKKEEKAKDSRAAPAERSGRQDPRPKERTPEDKPIRAPRAPKEQEQQPHKKRGREGKESRRERDEPRRDGGKSRPGRAEHQESTRRDWRQLRGEQRSKKPWEQAGKDGTARPREGRRRD, from the exons ATGCCCGAGCCGGCAGCGCTCAGCGCGGACAAGAGAGCAGCGGAGAAGAAGCGTGTGGAGAAGGTGGGAGCAAAAGGCAGCACAGTGCCTGCAG TCCCCAAGAGCCTCCCTGTGAAGACAAAGGTGGAGCCCCAAAGCCTGGACCCCGCGGAGGAGCCACTCATCTGGGAAGGGCTCACCCTCAACAAGTGCATCCTGGTGGCCTCCATCGTCGCCCTGCTCAGCGTCAGCTTCCAGGTGCTCCAAG caccGCCATGTTCCAGGGACggtgtcagcagcagcaggcaggagcctCCAGCACCTCCCATCCCTG aGGTCACCATCACCAAGGAGGAGGCCCCAGAAGTGGAGGCTCCCCCGCCCATCCAGCCTGAAAGCAGCATGGAGGATGACAACAGCGATGATGACGGTGATGATGACAACAGCAACGAGGCTGACAGCAACCTG GCTGAGCCCTGGATCTTCAAGAAGTGGTTTGGCCGCTCAGAGCCgaaggatgaggaggaagagccCGCAGAGGAACCTGAGGAGCCGCCAGCCAAGGTGGAGGTGAGGAAGGGACGGGAAAAGCCCCGAGCCccggagaagaaggaggagaaggcaaAGGACAGCCGCGCAGCCCCGGCAGAGAGGAGCGGCCGGCAGGATCCACGCCCCAAGGAGAGGACCCCTGAGGACAAGCCCATCAGAGCCCCCAGGGCGCccaaggagcaggagcagcagccacacaagaagcggggccgggaggggaaggagagccGGCGGGAGCGGGACGAGCCCCGGAGGGATGGAGGCAAGAGCCGCCCCGGCAGGGCCGAGCACCAGGAGAGCACCCGGCGAGACTGGCGGCAGCTGCGGGGCGAGCAGAGGAGCAAGAagccctgggagcaggcagggaaggacGGCACAGCCAGGCCCCGGGAGGGCAGGCGGCGTGACTGA